A single genomic interval of Chitinophaga sp. 180180018-3 harbors:
- a CDS encoding GNAT family N-acetyltransferase, translated as MIRLIQETSADDRIKALYEEAFPLQERRPWPLQEQLIAAGRIHILRITKEDRFAGFVFFWKLPAFSFIEHFAVDPASRGGGTGTQVMKEMETLLGTIILEVEPPDTEQAIRRIHFYERLGYHTFPEPYQQPSYYPPHPPLDLRLMHKNLPATVNFAFVRDQLYELVYHK; from the coding sequence ATGATCAGACTGATTCAGGAAACATCTGCAGACGACAGGATAAAAGCGCTATATGAAGAAGCATTTCCTTTGCAGGAAAGAAGGCCATGGCCGCTGCAGGAGCAACTGATAGCTGCCGGCAGGATACATATCCTGCGTATTACTAAAGAAGACCGGTTTGCCGGTTTTGTTTTCTTCTGGAAATTACCTGCTTTCAGCTTTATAGAGCATTTCGCTGTTGATCCGGCTTCCAGGGGCGGAGGTACCGGTACGCAGGTGATGAAGGAGATGGAGACGTTATTGGGAACAATTATCCTGGAAGTAGAACCGCCCGACACGGAACAGGCTATACGAAGAATACATTTTTACGAGCGGCTGGGGTATCATACATTCCCCGAACCCTATCAGCAGCCATCCTATTATCCGCCGCACCCTCCGCTGGATCTGCGGCTGATGCATAAGAACCTGCCTGCCACCGTGAATTTTGCTTTTGTCCGGGATCAGCTCTATGAGCTGGTTTATCACAAATAA
- a CDS encoding YqgE/AlgH family protein, which produces MTMVSLSPGILLIADPFLKDPNFARTVVLLCEYQEKGSFGFVINKLFDQTLGDLVPEVLISNIPVYYGGPVQMDTVHFIHCYPEIITGGMEVLPGVFWGGKFEQVVDALNKGLLEPDKVKFFIGYSGWTEGQLEEEVKEKSWILSQTDASLVFNPQEQQIWQQALKNLGSTFAMMANYPIDPSLN; this is translated from the coding sequence ATGACTATGGTTAGTTTGTCGCCCGGCATTTTGCTGATAGCTGATCCGTTTCTGAAAGATCCGAACTTTGCCCGTACAGTGGTGCTTCTTTGTGAATACCAGGAAAAAGGCAGTTTTGGCTTTGTTATCAATAAGTTATTTGACCAGACATTGGGAGATCTTGTTCCTGAAGTGTTGATTTCCAATATACCAGTATACTATGGTGGGCCTGTGCAGATGGATACCGTTCATTTTATTCACTGTTATCCGGAGATTATTACCGGAGGCATGGAAGTGTTGCCAGGCGTGTTTTGGGGCGGTAAATTTGAACAGGTGGTGGATGCCCTGAACAAGGGGCTGCTGGAGCCGGATAAGGTTAAATTTTTTATAGGATATTCCGGGTGGACGGAAGGACAACTGGAAGAGGAGGTAAAGGAAAAATCCTGGATATTGTCGCAAACTGATGCCTCTCTTGTATTTAATCCGCAGGAACAGCAAATATGGCAGCAAGCGTTGAAAAACCTTGGCAGCACCTTTGCCATGATGGCAAATTATCCGATAGATCCCTCGCTTAATTAG
- a CDS encoding DUF6600 domain-containing protein yields MNTLLKHTGISLLLIPLFLAGCASTYYAPAYDGTYDQGYNQGYNQGPQVQVNASVSFYDELSPYGRWTSYPGYDRVWIPNAGPGFRPYATNGHWVYTDYGWTWASDYAWGWAAFHYGRWLFDDYQGWMWVPGYDWGPAWVSWRSGGDCYGWAPMGPQYGYGYSSPASYWTFVPRQYINSPQINNYYINNSRNVTIINNTTVINNSSRYGSGRVYTGPSANEVSNYSGMAVRPVRVENTNRPNVGGGGRVENNQLRIYRPDAAAIQRGREADRTRPVQSVDNSRPGRVNPGTGVQPDNGNNGNFNNRPGRVTPGGNTGVQPVDNNNNGSYNRPGRVTPGNNGNQPINNGRFPGNTDNSNNNNGRVRPGQVMDNNQGNNNGYSRPSRVDNSDQIRQQQMQQQQQRIQQQQQQQQIEQQRVQQQQIQQQQRMQQQQAERVQRDQQMQQQQQRIQQQQMQQQQQQQQQAERVQRQQQQEQQRAQQQQMQQQQQQQRMQEQQQRAQEQQQRAQEQQQRQSQQQQGGDNRPSREG; encoded by the coding sequence ATGAACACATTATTGAAACATACAGGAATATCTCTCTTACTTATACCATTATTCCTCGCAGGTTGTGCCTCTACCTACTACGCCCCGGCTTATGATGGCACCTATGATCAGGGGTATAACCAGGGCTACAATCAGGGCCCGCAGGTACAGGTAAACGCTTCCGTTTCATTTTACGACGAATTAAGTCCGTATGGCCGATGGACCTCCTATCCTGGTTACGACCGGGTTTGGATACCTAATGCAGGCCCCGGATTCCGTCCGTATGCAACTAATGGTCACTGGGTATATACTGATTACGGCTGGACCTGGGCGTCTGATTATGCCTGGGGTTGGGCCGCATTCCACTATGGCCGCTGGTTATTCGATGATTACCAGGGTTGGATGTGGGTACCGGGTTATGACTGGGGTCCGGCATGGGTAAGCTGGAGATCAGGTGGCGATTGTTATGGTTGGGCACCAATGGGGCCGCAGTATGGATATGGATATAGTTCCCCTGCCTCTTACTGGACATTCGTACCCCGACAGTACATCAACAGTCCGCAGATCAACAATTACTATATCAACAACAGTCGTAACGTTACCATCATCAATAACACCACTGTTATCAACAACTCCTCCAGGTACGGAAGCGGAAGGGTATACACTGGCCCGAGTGCCAATGAAGTATCCAATTATTCCGGAATGGCAGTAAGGCCGGTGAGAGTGGAAAACACCAACAGACCGAATGTTGGCGGCGGTGGCAGAGTGGAAAACAACCAGCTGCGCATTTATCGGCCGGATGCTGCCGCTATCCAGCGTGGCCGTGAAGCTGACCGCACAAGACCGGTGCAGTCTGTCGATAACAGCCGTCCGGGACGTGTAAATCCTGGTACCGGCGTGCAGCCCGATAACGGCAACAACGGTAATTTTAACAACCGTCCGGGCAGGGTTACCCCGGGTGGTAACACTGGTGTACAACCGGTAGATAACAATAATAACGGCAGCTACAATCGTCCGGGCAGGGTAACTCCGGGCAATAATGGCAATCAGCCGATAAACAACGGAAGGTTCCCGGGCAATACGGATAATAGCAACAACAACAATGGACGGGTGCGCCCCGGTCAGGTAATGGATAACAACCAGGGTAACAATAACGGCTATAGCAGGCCTTCCAGGGTAGATAATTCCGACCAGATACGCCAGCAGCAGATGCAGCAGCAACAGCAAAGGATACAACAGCAACAACAACAGCAACAGATAGAACAGCAAAGGGTACAACAGCAGCAAATACAGCAACAGCAACGCATGCAGCAGCAACAGGCGGAACGGGTACAAAGAGACCAACAGATGCAGCAACAGCAGCAAAGGATACAACAACAGCAGATGCAGCAACAGCAACAACAGCAACAACAGGCAGAAAGGGTACAACGTCAGCAACAGCAGGAACAGCAAAGAGCACAACAGCAGCAAATGCAGCAACAGCAGCAACAGCAGCGTATGCAGGAACAACAGCAAAGGGCACAGGAACAGCAGCAGAGAGCGCAGGAGCAACAACAACGGCAGTCCCAGCAACAACAGGGAGGTGATAACCGCCCCAGCCGCGAAGGATAA
- a CDS encoding HAMP domain-containing sensor histidine kinase → MIPLKKIFPVIVILITLSLFGIIYIQVSWIRSAMLIKQDQQFQRAVNMTTDVYNEIIARTQAGVVFRLDNPVNKGLPFDINTKISPSPSDILNVNELRRYILNSMRKNRLDTSNFEFAIVRNIPDAPNLAAIRLQSAGFEKLFHINSIDSARAQEKYKVQVIPLASPSDPYNPRTESLYIIMATDDTVARQLGIMITGGVLFTMIIITAFALTIRTMLNQKKLSEIKSDFINNMTHELKTPLATISLAIDAIRNEKVMSKPEKIQYFSGIIKEENKRMNKQVESILQSALLEKDEIGLKLQATDVHQVIQNTADNLQLQLAAKNGVVDLELDAINPIIMADDVHFSNVVFNLIDNAIKYSNDNLEVRIQTYNTRKSLFIIISDNGIGMSRDTISRIFEKFYRAHTGNVHNVKGFGLGLTYVKAIVDAHKGKIKVDSTLGKGSKFTLEFPQELDKV, encoded by the coding sequence ATGATACCACTCAAAAAGATCTTCCCCGTAATTGTAATACTGATCACACTCTCCCTCTTCGGAATCATCTATATACAGGTAAGCTGGATCCGCAGCGCCATGCTTATCAAACAGGATCAGCAGTTTCAACGGGCCGTCAACATGACAACGGATGTCTATAATGAGATCATAGCCCGTACTCAGGCTGGTGTTGTGTTTCGGCTGGATAATCCCGTGAACAAAGGTCTGCCCTTCGATATTAACACTAAAATAAGCCCGTCGCCTAGCGATATCCTTAATGTAAATGAATTGAGGCGTTATATCCTGAACAGTATGAGGAAAAACCGCCTCGATACGTCCAACTTTGAGTTCGCTATCGTTCGCAATATTCCCGATGCTCCTAACCTTGCTGCGATCAGGCTGCAGTCGGCCGGATTTGAAAAGCTGTTCCATATCAACAGCATCGACAGCGCCCGGGCACAGGAGAAATATAAAGTACAGGTAATCCCGCTGGCATCACCATCAGACCCCTATAACCCGAGAACAGAAAGCCTGTATATCATCATGGCAACAGACGATACCGTGGCCAGGCAGCTGGGAATCATGATCACCGGTGGGGTACTCTTTACCATGATCATTATCACCGCCTTTGCCCTGACCATCCGAACGATGCTGAACCAGAAAAAGCTCTCGGAAATCAAGTCAGACTTCATCAACAACATGACGCACGAGCTGAAAACGCCGCTGGCAACTATTTCACTCGCAATAGACGCTATCCGGAACGAAAAGGTAATGTCGAAACCGGAAAAGATCCAGTATTTCTCCGGTATCATCAAGGAAGAGAATAAACGCATGAATAAACAGGTGGAGAGCATTCTGCAATCAGCTCTCCTGGAAAAAGACGAGATCGGGCTTAAACTGCAGGCAACGGATGTACACCAGGTCATTCAGAATACGGCCGACAATCTGCAACTGCAGCTCGCTGCCAAAAATGGCGTGGTGGACCTGGAACTGGATGCTATTAATCCGATCATCATGGCCGATGATGTACATTTCTCCAATGTGGTCTTCAACCTGATAGATAATGCCATCAAGTATTCCAACGATAACCTGGAGGTCAGGATTCAAACCTATAACACCCGCAAAAGCCTGTTCATCATTATATCAGACAATGGTATTGGGATGAGCCGCGATACTATTTCACGTATCTTTGAAAAATTCTATCGCGCACATACCGGGAATGTCCACAATGTAAAGGGCTTCGGCCTGGGACTTACCTATGTAAAGGCGATAGTGGATGCTCATAAAGGAAAGATCAAAGTAGATAGTACACTGGGTAAAGGCAGCAAGTTTACGCTCGAATTTCCCCAGGAATTGGATAAAGTATAA
- a CDS encoding FN3 domain-containing metallophosphoesterase family protein, with the protein MKKSNSEQSRRSFIGTLSKAGLLGMTGLAPVAASAGITRPAATAHSFLCKPYLQYPGPDAISVMWLTSRPCYSWVEYGTDGQLNNKAHSVTNGLVDANNRLHRILLDNLQPGKQYSYKVFSKDIVEFEPYKLTYGDTISSDTYTFTAPDPQAKEVSWLILNDIHDRPASIPHLIGLNGQHPYNFVFLNGDMFDYQSDEQQIIDHLLSPCGETFSTHTPFMYVRGNHETRGKYAREWHQYFDNPGHHNYFTFTIGPVSAIVLDTGEDKEDNHPVYAGIVDFDAYREQQAHWLEQQLQSPAFRKAKHKVVMMHIPHYHSGEWHGVKHCREMFGDLFNRHKIDILICGHTHQYGVYAPVKGQHEYPLIIGGGPKEGYRTLISIKADQHRLVLTMLKDDGTKVGEYTV; encoded by the coding sequence ATGAAAAAATCAAACAGTGAACAATCCCGCCGCTCCTTCATCGGCACCCTGTCGAAAGCAGGATTGCTGGGCATGACAGGGCTGGCACCTGTTGCCGCCAGCGCAGGCATTACCCGGCCAGCTGCAACCGCACATTCTTTCCTCTGCAAACCATACCTCCAATATCCCGGTCCCGACGCCATTTCCGTGATGTGGCTCACCAGCCGCCCCTGTTACAGCTGGGTGGAATATGGCACCGACGGCCAACTGAATAATAAAGCCCACAGCGTCACCAACGGACTTGTAGATGCCAACAATCGGCTGCACCGCATTCTGCTGGATAACCTGCAACCCGGTAAACAGTACAGCTACAAAGTGTTTTCAAAGGATATCGTGGAGTTTGAACCTTATAAGCTCACCTATGGCGATACCATCTCCAGTGATACTTATACTTTTACTGCGCCGGATCCGCAGGCAAAAGAGGTGTCGTGGCTTATTCTCAACGATATACACGACCGGCCAGCCTCTATTCCGCACCTGATAGGGCTGAACGGTCAGCATCCTTATAACTTCGTTTTCCTGAACGGTGATATGTTCGACTATCAATCCGACGAACAACAAATCATCGATCACCTGCTATCGCCCTGTGGTGAAACGTTTTCCACGCATACGCCATTCATGTATGTCAGAGGTAACCATGAAACCCGCGGTAAATACGCACGCGAATGGCACCAGTACTTCGATAATCCAGGGCATCATAACTACTTTACCTTTACGATCGGGCCGGTATCCGCGATTGTACTGGATACGGGAGAAGACAAAGAAGACAACCACCCGGTATATGCCGGCATCGTTGATTTCGACGCCTACCGCGAACAGCAGGCACATTGGCTGGAACAGCAATTGCAAAGTCCGGCTTTCAGAAAAGCGAAACATAAGGTAGTGATGATGCACATTCCACACTACCACTCCGGCGAATGGCATGGTGTGAAGCATTGCCGGGAAATGTTCGGCGACCTGTTCAACAGACATAAGATCGATATCCTGATCTGTGGCCATACTCACCAGTACGGCGTATATGCCCCTGTAAAAGGACAGCATGAATATCCGCTGATCATTGGTGGTGGCCCGAAAGAAGGCTATCGTACCCTGATCAGCATCAAGGCCGACCAGCACCGGCTGGTACTGACGATGCTGAAAGACGATGGCACTAAAGTGGGTGAATATACCGTGTAA
- a CDS encoding HesA/MoeB/ThiF family protein: MILSEKEIQHFKNPIAVPGLGLDMQEKLKESRVLVVGAGGLGSPVIQYLSASGVGVLGIADYGVINDEDMHRQPVYQMQDIRKHKAKMAASRLWAVNPYTKHYPILMQVKPETIAMMLVGFDMVIDCSQHPPTHLVINDACLVHNKPYITGEVHNWLGWFGGFNMPQPDGSYTASYRCALPLTEEYRNFDAGAIGATHGILGMHMMGEALKYLIGVPAGIAGKLYGIDFLHNNTQVHELQPDTAAIEAVRAAGILTAEAYGLEIVPDVED; the protein is encoded by the coding sequence ATGATACTGAGTGAAAAAGAGATACAGCATTTTAAAAATCCGATCGCTGTTCCCGGACTGGGACTGGACATGCAGGAGAAACTGAAGGAATCCCGCGTGCTGGTGGTGGGTGCAGGTGGACTGGGAAGCCCGGTGATTCAATATCTCAGTGCAAGCGGAGTAGGCGTACTGGGAATTGCTGATTATGGCGTGATCAACGACGAAGATATGCACCGGCAGCCGGTTTACCAGATGCAGGATATCCGTAAACATAAGGCGAAAATGGCCGCCAGCAGGCTGTGGGCAGTGAATCCCTACACGAAGCACTATCCCATCCTGATGCAGGTAAAGCCTGAAACCATCGCTATGATGCTGGTGGGATTTGATATGGTCATCGACTGTTCGCAGCATCCCCCCACTCACCTGGTTATTAACGATGCCTGCCTGGTACATAATAAACCTTACATCACCGGAGAAGTGCATAACTGGCTGGGCTGGTTCGGTGGCTTCAATATGCCGCAACCGGATGGCTCTTATACAGCTTCTTACCGTTGCGCTTTACCGCTCACGGAAGAATACCGCAATTTCGACGCAGGCGCCATCGGTGCTACCCACGGTATCCTGGGCATGCATATGATGGGTGAGGCATTGAAATATCTGATTGGCGTTCCGGCCGGGATCGCCGGAAAACTGTATGGTATCGATTTTCTGCACAACAATACGCAGGTGCATGAACTGCAGCCGGATACTGCGGCTATTGAAGCCGTGCGTGCTGCGGGCATACTGACCGCCGAAGCATATGGACTGGAAATAGTGCCGGACGTGGAGGATTAG
- the atpC gene encoding ATP synthase F1 subunit epsilon produces the protein MLLEVLTPERKLYTGEVYGVQLPGIDGSFEILDKHAPLIAALGNGKMKVMTDKSRAEFYTISGGFVEVLRNKATVLVEGAVAVEK, from the coding sequence ATGCTATTAGAAGTATTAACACCAGAAAGAAAATTATATACCGGCGAAGTGTACGGAGTACAATTGCCAGGTATTGATGGTTCTTTTGAAATACTGGATAAACATGCGCCATTGATCGCAGCTCTCGGAAATGGTAAAATGAAAGTGATGACCGATAAAAGCCGTGCTGAATTTTATACTATCAGTGGCGGGTTTGTGGAAGTGTTGCGTAATAAGGCTACCGTACTCGTAGAAGGCGCTGTAGCAGTGGAAAAATAA
- a CDS encoding M48 family metallopeptidase — protein MTSLYPECPENADLAFAAPTLLFRQQIVKALGYVVLFFILYVVLLLAALALAVVLISGGIWLFHTNPAWTTGVLGLCLTLPGVMVLFFLAKFLFNRHQQANPYRIEIFADNQPGVFDFVARLVKDMRIRFPEKIFIVPDMNANVFYQSGLRSLFRPGHRNLEIGLGLINSVNISEFKMLLAFEFAHFSQRSMKLGSYIYSVNKILYNMLYENDRWQEAEHRWRYGGGLFGFFARITTRILNMMQYVLRKIYAMINRQYLELSREMEFYADTIAVGLSSSAIATSSLRRVEMAGYCLDHCFHKLSELSDQTLRFSNIFTVQRALVQYYAAQYHLEPDAAGLPVITDNYFHNFLKSRVQLREQWTSHLSREAREAHYIQADISCRINTDSAWRLFNIPEKLQEQMTARVYRLTPQPQAIQFAAIAPAAYISELARRHQQYEYPRMFNDYYDNRPFSDLYSRQPLQLPPEEMQERNLQTLYHPDVVWRMRSFFRDRQDAETLQAISSGQFQTNYFEFDGQKYSMPRARQLARMLSEKVTSEMTWLEEHDQDAFRYHYTKAAQLNQDTAALVKEKYAEVLRYQEMGLQLNEQVFRIIHCISQVFNNGEQDSPSVPVLFGELSTETRKFQEMVEKLSAAGLLKDFPPEMAVKLAWFREQNNTFLHGMDMVPDYPAIQELHEICSAIMEHFNNSVILLKKSYLEFVLTLEPANNNPG, from the coding sequence ATGACCAGCTTGTATCCTGAATGCCCTGAAAATGCGGATCTGGCATTCGCAGCACCCACGTTATTGTTTAGGCAACAAATAGTGAAAGCGCTCGGTTATGTTGTGTTGTTCTTCATTCTTTACGTGGTTTTACTGCTTGCAGCCCTTGCCCTGGCTGTTGTATTGATTTCAGGGGGTATATGGTTATTTCATACCAATCCTGCCTGGACTACGGGCGTACTGGGGCTTTGCCTTACTTTGCCCGGGGTGATGGTATTATTTTTTCTCGCAAAATTTCTTTTTAACAGGCATCAGCAGGCCAATCCCTACCGCATTGAGATATTCGCGGATAATCAGCCCGGCGTATTCGACTTTGTAGCCAGGCTGGTGAAAGACATGCGTATTCGTTTCCCGGAGAAGATATTCATTGTTCCGGATATGAACGCCAACGTGTTTTACCAATCCGGGTTGCGGAGTTTATTCCGGCCGGGGCACAGAAACCTGGAAATTGGTTTGGGGCTGATCAACAGCGTTAATATCAGCGAATTCAAGATGCTGCTGGCTTTTGAGTTTGCGCATTTTTCGCAGCGGAGTATGAAACTGGGCAGTTACATCTATTCGGTGAACAAGATATTGTACAACATGCTGTATGAGAACGACCGGTGGCAGGAAGCAGAGCACCGGTGGCGGTATGGCGGTGGCCTGTTCGGGTTCTTTGCGCGTATCACCACGAGGATACTTAATATGATGCAATATGTACTGAGGAAGATCTATGCGATGATCAACCGGCAGTACCTGGAATTGAGCCGTGAGATGGAGTTTTATGCAGATACCATTGCAGTTGGCCTCAGCAGTTCCGCGATCGCCACCAGCAGCCTGCGTAGGGTGGAGATGGCAGGATACTGCCTGGATCATTGTTTTCATAAATTATCTGAACTGTCAGACCAGACACTCCGGTTCTCCAATATTTTCACGGTACAACGCGCGCTGGTTCAATATTATGCAGCACAATACCACCTGGAACCTGATGCCGCCGGCCTGCCGGTTATCACAGACAATTATTTCCACAACTTCCTGAAAAGCCGCGTACAACTGCGTGAGCAGTGGACCTCCCATCTGTCGAGGGAAGCCAGGGAAGCGCATTATATACAGGCAGATATCAGCTGCCGTATTAATACCGACAGCGCCTGGCGCCTGTTCAATATCCCGGAGAAATTGCAGGAACAGATGACGGCGCGGGTATATCGTCTGACCCCGCAGCCACAGGCAATTCAGTTTGCAGCCATAGCGCCGGCAGCGTATATCTCAGAGCTGGCCCGGCGGCATCAGCAATATGAATATCCCAGGATGTTCAATGATTACTACGACAACCGGCCATTCAGTGACCTGTACTCCAGGCAACCATTGCAGCTCCCCCCGGAAGAGATGCAGGAACGGAACCTTCAAACGCTCTATCATCCGGATGTAGTGTGGCGGATGCGTTCATTCTTCCGGGACCGGCAGGATGCGGAAACCTTACAGGCTATCAGTAGTGGTCAGTTTCAGACAAATTATTTTGAATTCGACGGGCAAAAATACAGTATGCCCAGGGCCCGGCAGCTGGCCAGGATGCTGTCAGAAAAAGTAACTTCAGAAATGACATGGCTTGAAGAACATGACCAGGATGCATTCCGTTATCATTATACCAAAGCTGCACAGCTAAATCAGGATACTGCCGCACTGGTGAAAGAAAAATATGCAGAAGTGCTCCGTTACCAGGAAATGGGGCTGCAGCTGAATGAGCAGGTATTCCGTATCATACATTGCATTAGCCAGGTATTTAACAATGGAGAGCAGGACTCTCCTTCCGTGCCGGTACTCTTCGGGGAACTGTCGACAGAAACCCGGAAATTCCAGGAAATGGTGGAAAAGCTGTCCGCTGCCGGCCTGCTGAAAGATTTTCCGCCGGAAATGGCCGTGAAGCTCGCCTGGTTCAGAGAACAGAACAATACCTTCCTGCACGGAATGGATATGGTGCCTGATTATCCGGCCATACAGGAGTTACATGAGATCTGTTCGGCCATCATGGAACATTTTAATAACAGTGTCATCTTGTTAAAAAAGTCGTACCTGGAATTTGTATTAACTTTGGAGCCAGCGAATAACAATCCGGGATAA
- the atpD gene encoding F0F1 ATP synthase subunit beta translates to MPNTGKIKQIIGPVVDVHFDDKLPEIYSALEITRENGQKVILEVQQHLGEDSVRTVAMDSTDGMVRGMPVVDKGTPIKMPVGDQVKGRLFNVVGEAIDGLGDIDTSNGYPIHREPPKFEDLATETEVLFTGIKVIDLIEPYAKGGKIGLFGGAGVGKTVLIQELINNIAKGYEGLSVFAGVGERTREGNDLMREMIEANIVKYGDEFKESMEHGDWNVTAVDKELLKQSQATFVFGQMNEPPGARARVALSGLTLAEYFRDGDGSAGGGRDILFFVDNIFRFTQAGSEVSALLGRMPSAVGYQPTLATEMGLMQERITSTKNGSITSVQAVYVPADDLTDPAPATTFSHLDATTVLDRKISDLGIYPAVSPLDSTSRILTPVIVGEAHYNCAQRVKMILQRYKELQDIIAILGLDELSDEDKLTVSRARRVQRFLSQPFHVAEQFTGLKGVLVPIEETIRGFNMIMDGEVDEYPEAAFNLVGNIEQAIEKGKKLLEAANN, encoded by the coding sequence ATGCCTAACACAGGTAAGATCAAACAAATTATCGGTCCCGTGGTGGACGTGCATTTTGATGACAAGTTGCCCGAAATCTACAGCGCATTGGAAATTACCCGCGAAAATGGCCAGAAGGTAATCCTGGAAGTTCAGCAGCACCTGGGTGAAGACAGTGTACGTACTGTGGCAATGGACTCCACTGACGGTATGGTTCGTGGTATGCCCGTAGTTGATAAAGGCACGCCTATTAAAATGCCCGTTGGCGACCAGGTTAAAGGACGTTTGTTCAATGTGGTAGGTGAGGCGATCGATGGTCTGGGAGACATTGATACTTCAAATGGTTATCCTATCCACCGTGAGCCGCCTAAATTTGAAGATCTCGCAACTGAAACAGAAGTACTGTTCACAGGTATCAAGGTAATTGACCTGATCGAGCCATATGCAAAAGGTGGTAAGATTGGTTTGTTTGGTGGTGCCGGTGTGGGTAAAACAGTATTGATCCAGGAGCTGATCAACAACATCGCAAAAGGTTACGAAGGGTTGTCTGTATTCGCCGGTGTGGGTGAGCGTACCCGTGAAGGGAACGATCTGATGCGCGAAATGATCGAGGCAAACATCGTGAAATACGGTGATGAATTTAAAGAATCCATGGAGCACGGTGACTGGAACGTTACCGCTGTAGATAAAGAACTGCTGAAACAGTCGCAGGCTACCTTCGTGTTCGGTCAGATGAACGAACCGCCCGGAGCCCGTGCCCGTGTAGCATTGTCCGGTCTGACACTGGCAGAATACTTCCGTGATGGAGATGGTTCTGCAGGTGGTGGTCGTGATATCCTGTTCTTCGTAGATAACATTTTCCGTTTCACCCAGGCTGGTTCTGAAGTATCGGCGCTGCTGGGACGTATGCCTTCTGCGGTAGGTTATCAGCCTACACTGGCTACTGAAATGGGTCTGATGCAGGAGCGTATTACTTCTACCAAAAATGGCTCAATCACTTCCGTACAGGCGGTTTATGTACCTGCGGATGACTTGACTGACCCTGCTCCGGCTACTACCTTCTCTCACCTGGATGCTACTACTGTATTGGATCGTAAGATTTCCGATCTTGGTATCTATCCTGCTGTGAGCCCGCTGGATTCCACTTCCCGTATCCTGACTCCTGTCATCGTTGGTGAAGCTCACTATAACTGCGCACAGCGTGTGAAAATGATCCTCCAGCGTTATAAAGAACTGCAGGATATCATCGCGATCCTTGGTCTGGATGAGCTGAGCGACGAAGATAAGCTGACAGTATCCCGTGCACGTCGTGTACAACGTTTCCTGTCACAGCCTTTCCACGTAGCAGAGCAGTTTACCGGTCTGAAAGGTGTATTGGTACCGATCGAAGAAACTATCCGCGGTTTTAACATGATCATGGACGGTGAAGTAGACGAATATCCGGAAGCAGCTTTCAACCTGGTAGGTAATATCGAACAGGCTATCGAAAAAGGTAAGAAATTACTGGAAGCAGCGAATAACTAA